Proteins encoded by one window of Candidatus Scalindua japonica:
- a CDS encoding DUF2141 domain-containing protein, giving the protein MSKLLGSQRWASTIRGTQMHVLMRTRFVTWFVVLMMSANFPTITFADSPCPPVIHVEILDIRNSEGSVACVLFESPDGFPTKYLRCATNAMIIKVRDKQVSFDFHDIAPGTYALAIIHDENVNGKLDTSWLGVPKEGYGFSNDVKGVLGAPAFSAASFHYDGQNLDMTINLNY; this is encoded by the coding sequence CGGAAGTCAGAGGTGGGCTTCGACGATCAGGGGCACGCAAATGCATGTTCTCATGAGAACTCGATTCGTAACATGGTTTGTAGTACTGATGATGTCTGCGAACTTTCCAACCATCACCTTTGCCGACTCACCATGCCCCCCAGTTATTCACGTGGAAATTCTGGACATAAGAAACAGTGAGGGAAGCGTAGCGTGCGTGCTATTTGAATCTCCGGATGGTTTTCCTACTAAGTATCTACGCTGCGCAACCAATGCCATGATAATAAAAGTTCGCGATAAGCAGGTGAGTTTCGATTTTCATGACATTGCGCCTGGAACATATGCGCTTGCCATTATTCATGATGAAAATGTGAACGGCAAACTTGACACTAGCTGGTTGGGAGTTCCAAAGGAAGGTTACGGTTTTTCAAACGACGTAAAAGGCGTGCTCGGCGCGCCAGCGTTTTCTGCTGCTAGCTTCCATTATGACGGACAAAACCTAGATATGACGATCAACTTGAATTACTGA